In Drosophila simulans strain w501 chromosome X, Prin_Dsim_3.1, whole genome shotgun sequence, one DNA window encodes the following:
- the LOC27208056 gene encoding mucin-19 isoform X1, producing MSTDNPTQLLTTRDLSQLRGHLQSGTVAVPSTPTSVVAAAAATVAAAHGYRTIAPTQQPANNSSSSSTSSSTNSSTATSATAAAASAQPPVIPPVISTSNSNMPASASKYVFLQHNHNGGFTAYDGSAATTAAGSTGTVGATGGNIVLLAAAPLEASSGEALVNVRTTEDDGELRSLSWLSDTNLIKGIVTTTAGQAGKRGATVAIKSTAGAAGTVGSGAPNGNLCIVSDLIEELPTNLSETSEQESTGGAASGSAPAASTVYSTTTVHKGASGTTTVVEYKASKANQQQQQPQQQQQQQQQTTYLPTPTRTTMVGHGYMPVVVSSASQPILSPAKQQLPQQIYVTSNGSSPAGGGTIYKAANPALSSPTTSSSSSNTTTHHPHKKYLREKMHVQMDHSSHVASTVTVVSSPASSNNSSISSSNTGSVSGSGSSTAAVNGGNSPVPKTSSFSTVFEAVNYATSAASNSSSSNSTPNSQAILHGQESPAVVTTTTLISAGSLPPGYSFVNQVASTPHVLSTPAHVASPETPPGAALLPGTYYATSTTSAGTTTTTLQPRSLQLSVSPPPPNMTPTSQVHNGSLGGGGGGGGSGGGGANLRSPNSYASYDNEDSLKEFDLVVSSRLHTSTPQYSVSKNGANGYGNANSNVNGGGAGSNTPQKQKHPNNVPYDPLVHTNNKPPYSFSSLIFMAIEGSNEKALPVKEIYAWIVQHFPYFKTAPNGWKNSVRHNLSLNKSFVKVEKAPNMGKGSLWRVEPQQRQNLIQALNRSPFFPNSAVDKISPSLKSPSGGSAYDSLDGGGSGAVTSAQPAAAGAGVPAAAAVALSTPTKSNGLALANGASQATNAARPHSPNGGGSGSHARFDPYLFPNLSKAFRNIREDTVGQPLLQDALDDELSGDYHNNNNNNNSGSKYNYVGLNGSNGAGSGGAGSNANGASDGINFARLARDCGADSMDDVHAATAMLYLKHGPKAFSEPFQNGGPVITSSPSEDHTYSAGGNSNADSGSSTPLTNGNALASVAQAVAQAQNNQGGAGSDSNCASSDAAYDSSEENHNITPEEMADRQRHRDGVDALLSLSGSSIVECGSVATTHYHSNGSSGSSHGSPHKRASSHSLEEEHLQQHREQQLQQQQPQQHHHQQFGSTQAVYTNGSGSKMALLSSAAANVALAQQQQIHQDLYSSTAGHNASMYLGGLNNHCLPGGGGVGSVGVAAGMLPQHLSAATAASKNKVKPLRGLRTKFKRKSAWMR from the exons ATGTCCACAGATAATCCCACACAGTTGCTGACCACTCGTGATTTGAGCCAACTGCGTGGACATCTGCAATCCGGAACAGTAGCGGTGCCCTCCACGCCCACTTCTgtggtggcagcagcagcagcaacagtggcTGCCGCCCATGGATACCGCACCATTGCACCGACCCAACAACCcgccaacaacagcagcagtagcagcactagcagcagcaccaacagcagcacagcaacatctgcaacagcagcagcagcatcagctcAACCACCTGTAATACCACCAGTTATATCCACAAGCAATAGCAACATGCCGGCAAGTGCCtcaaaatatgtatttctGCAGCACAATCACAATGGTGGTTTTACGGCATACGATGGCTCTGCagccacaacagcagcgggCAGCACCGGAACTGTAGGTGCCACCGGTGGCAATATAGTACTCCTGGCAGCCGCGCCGCTGGAAGCCAGTTCCGGCGAGGCTTTGGTCAATGTGCGAACAACTGAAGATGATGGCGAGTTGCGTTCACTGTCCTGGCTCAGCGATACCAATTTAATTAAGGGCATTGTGACCACAACGGCCGGACAGGCAGGAAAACGTGGTGCAACGGTGGCCATCAAGTCGACGGCTGGGGCAGCAGGCACGGTGGGATCCGGTGCCCCCAATGGCAATCTGTGTATAGTCAGCGATTTGATAGAAGAGCTACCCACTAATCTGAGTGAAACCAGTGAACAGGAGTCGACCGGAGGAGCAGCAAGTGGGTCGgcaccagcagcatcaactGTGTACAGCACCACAACGGTGCACAAAGGAGCCAGTGGCACCACCACCGTGGTGGAGTACAAGGCCAGCAAAgccaatcagcagcagcaacagccgcagcagcagcagcagcaacaacaacagacgACCTATTTGCCAACGCCGACAAGAACCACAATGGTGGGTCACGGCTATATGCCAGTGGTGGTCAGCAGTGCCAGCCAACCCATACTATCGCCCGCCAAACAGCAGCTACCGCAACAGATTTACGTGACCAGCAATGGCAGTTCACCAGCCGGCGGCGGGACCATCTACAAGGCAGCCAACCCGGCACTTAGCTCGccaaccaccagcagcagcagtagcaacaccaccacccaccatccgCACAAGAAGTATCTGCGCGAAAAGATGCACGTCCAGATGGATCACAGCAGTCATGTGGCCTCAACCGTTACGGTGGTCAGTTCGCCGGCCTCCTCGAACAATTCCTCGATTAGCAGCTCCAACACAGGCTCTGTATCCGGTTCGGGTTCCTCGACAGCGGCTGTGAATGGTGGCAATAGCCCAGTGCCCAAGACCAGTAGCTTTAGCACCGTATTCGAGGCGGTCAACTATGCCACATCGgctgccagcaacagcagcagcagcaacagcacacCCAACAGTCAAGCCATACTCCATGGCCAGGAGTCGCCGGCTGTGGTGACCACAACGACATTGATCAGTGCCGGATCCCTGCCGCCGGGCTATAGCTTCGTCAATCAAGTGGCCAGCACGCCGCATGTGCT TTCCACACCAGCGCATGTTGCCTCTCCGGAAACGCCACCCGGAGCGGCTTTGTTGCCAGGAACTTATTATGCCACAAGCACCACATCAGCGGGCACAACCACAACCACTTTGCAGCCGCGCAGTCTGCAGTTATCCGtctcgccgccgccgccaaatATGACGCCCACGAGTCAAGTGCACAATGGATCActaggaggaggaggagggggaggaggatccggaggaggaggagccaaCCTGCGGAGTCCTAATAGCTACGCCAGCTACGACAACGAGGATTCCCTCAAGGAATTCGATCTGGTGGTCAGCTCACGCTTGCACACAAGCACGCCGCAATATTCGGTGTCCAAAAATGGAGCCAACGGTTATGGTAACGCCAACAGCAATGTGAATGGCGGCGGAGCTGGTTCCAATACgccgcaaaagcaaaagcatccCAACAACGTGCCATACGATCCGCTAGTGCATACCAATAACAAGCCGCCATATAGCTTTAg TTCCTTGATCTTCATGGCCATTGAGGGTTCGAATGAGAAGGCACTGCCCGTTAAAGAGATCTATGCGTGGATTGTGCAGCACTTTCCGTACTTCAAGACGGCTCCCAATGGCTGGAAAAATAGCGTGCGCCACAATCTCTCGCTGAACAAGAGCTTCGTCAAGGTGGAAAAGGCGCCGAACATGGGCAAGGGATCGTTGTGGCGTGTGGAGCCACAGCAGCGCCAGAATCTCATCCAGGCGCTAAACCGTTCGCCCTTCTTTCCCAACTCGGCGGTGGATAAAATCAGTCCCTCGCTCAAGAGTCCCAGTGGTGGATCCGCATACGATAGCCTCGATGGCGGCGGCAGTGGTGCGGTTACCTCGGCTCAGCCAGcggctgctggtgctggagTTCCGGCTGCCGCAGCCGTGGCATTGTCCACGCCCACCAAAAGCAATGGTCTGGCGCTGGCCAATGGTGCTAGTCAGGCCACAAACGCGGCCAGGCCGCATAGTCCCAAtggtggtggcagtggcagtcaTGCCCGCTTCGATCCCTACCTATTCCCCAATCTGTCCAAAGCTTTCCGCAATATACGCGAGGATACGGTCGGGCAGCCACTGCTGCAAGATGCCCTCGATGACGAGCTGTCCGGCGATTatcacaataataataataacaataacagtgGCAGCAAGTACAATTACGTGGGTTTGAATGGGTCAAATGGAGCTGGCAGCGGTGGTGCTGGGTCCAACGCAAATGGAGCTTCCGACGGCATCAATTTCGCGCGACTGGCCCGCGATTGCGGAGCGGACAGCATGGACGATGTGCATGCGGCGACGGCGATGCTCTACCTCAAACACGGACCAAAGGCCTTTAGTGAGCCCTTCCAGAATGG TGGCCCGGTGATAACGAGTTCGCCGAGCGAGGATCACACCTACTCGGCGGGTGGCAACAGCAATGCGGACAGCGGCTCCTCCACGCCACTGACCAATGGCAATGCCCTGGCCAGCGTGGCGCAAGCAGTGGCCCAGGCTCAGAATAACCAGGGAGGCGCTGGATCCGATAGCAACTGCGCCAGCTCGGATGCTGCCTACGATAGCAGTGAGGAGAA TCACAACATCACGCCCGAGGAGATGGCCGATCGGCAGCGACATCGCGACGGCGTGGACGCCCTGCTCTCGCTATCCGGCTCCTCGATTGTGGAGTGCGGCTCGGTGGCCACCACACATTATCACAGCAAcgggagcagcggcagcagccaTGGATCCCCGCACAAGCGAGCCTCGAGTCACAGTTTGGAGGAGGAgcacctgcagcagcacagggaacagcagctgcagcagcagcagccacagcaacatCACCACCAGCAATTTGGCAGCACTCAAGCGGTCTACAccaatggcagtggcagcaagATGGCTTTATTGAGCAGTGCTGCCGCCAATGTGGCACTTgctcaacagcagcagattcACCAGGACTTGTACTCCTCGACGGCTGGACACAATGCCAGTATGTATCTGGGCGGACTGAACAATCACTGTTTGCCCGGTGGCGGCGGTGTGGGctcggtgggcgtggcggcggGCATGTTGCCACAGCATTTGAGTGCTGCAACGGCGGCAAGTAAAAATAAGGTGAAACCATTGCGAGGATTACGCACCAAGTTTAAGCGAAAGTCCGCCTGGATGCGGTGA
- the LOC27208056 gene encoding mucin-19 isoform X2, which produces MSTDNPTQLLTTRDLSQLRGHLQSGTVAVPSTPTSVVAAAAATVAAAHGYRTIAPTQQPANNSSSSSTSSSTNSSTATSATAAAASAQPPVIPPVISTSNSNMPASASKYVFLQHNHNGGFTAYDGSAATTAAGSTGTVGATGGNIVLLAAAPLEASSGEALVNVRTTEDDGELRSLSWLSDTNLIKGIVTTTAGQAGKRGATVAIKSTAGAAGTVGSGAPNGNLCIVSDLIEELPTNLSETSEQESTGGAASGSAPAASTVYSTTTVHKGASGTTTVVEYKASKANQQQQQPQQQQQQQQQTTYLPTPTRTTMVGHGYMPVVVSSASQPILSPAKQQLPQQIYVTSNGSSPAGGGTIYKAANPALSSPTTSSSSSNTTTHHPHKKYLREKMHVQMDHSSHVASTVTVVSSPASSNNSSISSSNTGSVSGSGSSTAAVNGGNSPVPKTSSFSTVFEAVNYATSAASNSSSSNSTPNSQAILHGQESPAVVTTTTLISAGSLPPGYSFVNQVASTPHVLSTPAHVASPETPPGAALLPGTYYATSTTSAGTTTTTLQPRSLQLSVSPPPPNMTPTSQVHNGSLGGGGGGGGSGGGGANLRSPNSYASYDNEDSLKEFDLVVSSRLHTSTPQYSVSKNGANGYGNANSNVNGGGAGSNTPQKQKHPNNVPYDPLVHTNNKPPYSFSSLIFMAIEGSNEKALPVKEIYAWIVQHFPYFKTAPNGWKNSVRHNLSLNKSFVKVEKAPNMGKGSLWRVEPQQRQNLIQALNRSPFFPNSAVDKISPSLKSPSGGSAYDSLDGGGSGAVTSAQPAAAGAGVPAAAAVALSTPTKSNGLALANGASQATNAARPHSPNGGGSGSHARFDPYLFPNLSKAFRNIREDTVGQPLLQDALDDELSGDYHNNNNNNNSGSKYNYVGLNGSNGAGSGGAGSNANGASDGINFARLARDCGADSMDDVHAATAMLYLKHGPKAFSEPFQNGSGPVITSSPSEDHTYSAGGNSNADSGSSTPLTNGNALASVAQAVAQAQNNQGGAGSDSNCASSDAAYDSSEENHNITPEEMADRQRHRDGVDALLSLSGSSIVECGSVATTHYHSNGSSGSSHGSPHKRASSHSLEEEHLQQHREQQLQQQQPQQHHHQQFGSTQAVYTNGSGSKMALLSSAAANVALAQQQQIHQDLYSSTAGHNASMYLGGLNNHCLPGGGGVGSVGVAAGMLPQHLSAATAASKNKVKPLRGLRTKFKRKSAWMR; this is translated from the exons ATGTCCACAGATAATCCCACACAGTTGCTGACCACTCGTGATTTGAGCCAACTGCGTGGACATCTGCAATCCGGAACAGTAGCGGTGCCCTCCACGCCCACTTCTgtggtggcagcagcagcagcaacagtggcTGCCGCCCATGGATACCGCACCATTGCACCGACCCAACAACCcgccaacaacagcagcagtagcagcactagcagcagcaccaacagcagcacagcaacatctgcaacagcagcagcagcatcagctcAACCACCTGTAATACCACCAGTTATATCCACAAGCAATAGCAACATGCCGGCAAGTGCCtcaaaatatgtatttctGCAGCACAATCACAATGGTGGTTTTACGGCATACGATGGCTCTGCagccacaacagcagcgggCAGCACCGGAACTGTAGGTGCCACCGGTGGCAATATAGTACTCCTGGCAGCCGCGCCGCTGGAAGCCAGTTCCGGCGAGGCTTTGGTCAATGTGCGAACAACTGAAGATGATGGCGAGTTGCGTTCACTGTCCTGGCTCAGCGATACCAATTTAATTAAGGGCATTGTGACCACAACGGCCGGACAGGCAGGAAAACGTGGTGCAACGGTGGCCATCAAGTCGACGGCTGGGGCAGCAGGCACGGTGGGATCCGGTGCCCCCAATGGCAATCTGTGTATAGTCAGCGATTTGATAGAAGAGCTACCCACTAATCTGAGTGAAACCAGTGAACAGGAGTCGACCGGAGGAGCAGCAAGTGGGTCGgcaccagcagcatcaactGTGTACAGCACCACAACGGTGCACAAAGGAGCCAGTGGCACCACCACCGTGGTGGAGTACAAGGCCAGCAAAgccaatcagcagcagcaacagccgcagcagcagcagcagcaacaacaacagacgACCTATTTGCCAACGCCGACAAGAACCACAATGGTGGGTCACGGCTATATGCCAGTGGTGGTCAGCAGTGCCAGCCAACCCATACTATCGCCCGCCAAACAGCAGCTACCGCAACAGATTTACGTGACCAGCAATGGCAGTTCACCAGCCGGCGGCGGGACCATCTACAAGGCAGCCAACCCGGCACTTAGCTCGccaaccaccagcagcagcagtagcaacaccaccacccaccatccgCACAAGAAGTATCTGCGCGAAAAGATGCACGTCCAGATGGATCACAGCAGTCATGTGGCCTCAACCGTTACGGTGGTCAGTTCGCCGGCCTCCTCGAACAATTCCTCGATTAGCAGCTCCAACACAGGCTCTGTATCCGGTTCGGGTTCCTCGACAGCGGCTGTGAATGGTGGCAATAGCCCAGTGCCCAAGACCAGTAGCTTTAGCACCGTATTCGAGGCGGTCAACTATGCCACATCGgctgccagcaacagcagcagcagcaacagcacacCCAACAGTCAAGCCATACTCCATGGCCAGGAGTCGCCGGCTGTGGTGACCACAACGACATTGATCAGTGCCGGATCCCTGCCGCCGGGCTATAGCTTCGTCAATCAAGTGGCCAGCACGCCGCATGTGCT TTCCACACCAGCGCATGTTGCCTCTCCGGAAACGCCACCCGGAGCGGCTTTGTTGCCAGGAACTTATTATGCCACAAGCACCACATCAGCGGGCACAACCACAACCACTTTGCAGCCGCGCAGTCTGCAGTTATCCGtctcgccgccgccgccaaatATGACGCCCACGAGTCAAGTGCACAATGGATCActaggaggaggaggagggggaggaggatccggaggaggaggagccaaCCTGCGGAGTCCTAATAGCTACGCCAGCTACGACAACGAGGATTCCCTCAAGGAATTCGATCTGGTGGTCAGCTCACGCTTGCACACAAGCACGCCGCAATATTCGGTGTCCAAAAATGGAGCCAACGGTTATGGTAACGCCAACAGCAATGTGAATGGCGGCGGAGCTGGTTCCAATACgccgcaaaagcaaaagcatccCAACAACGTGCCATACGATCCGCTAGTGCATACCAATAACAAGCCGCCATATAGCTTTAg TTCCTTGATCTTCATGGCCATTGAGGGTTCGAATGAGAAGGCACTGCCCGTTAAAGAGATCTATGCGTGGATTGTGCAGCACTTTCCGTACTTCAAGACGGCTCCCAATGGCTGGAAAAATAGCGTGCGCCACAATCTCTCGCTGAACAAGAGCTTCGTCAAGGTGGAAAAGGCGCCGAACATGGGCAAGGGATCGTTGTGGCGTGTGGAGCCACAGCAGCGCCAGAATCTCATCCAGGCGCTAAACCGTTCGCCCTTCTTTCCCAACTCGGCGGTGGATAAAATCAGTCCCTCGCTCAAGAGTCCCAGTGGTGGATCCGCATACGATAGCCTCGATGGCGGCGGCAGTGGTGCGGTTACCTCGGCTCAGCCAGcggctgctggtgctggagTTCCGGCTGCCGCAGCCGTGGCATTGTCCACGCCCACCAAAAGCAATGGTCTGGCGCTGGCCAATGGTGCTAGTCAGGCCACAAACGCGGCCAGGCCGCATAGTCCCAAtggtggtggcagtggcagtcaTGCCCGCTTCGATCCCTACCTATTCCCCAATCTGTCCAAAGCTTTCCGCAATATACGCGAGGATACGGTCGGGCAGCCACTGCTGCAAGATGCCCTCGATGACGAGCTGTCCGGCGATTatcacaataataataataacaataacagtgGCAGCAAGTACAATTACGTGGGTTTGAATGGGTCAAATGGAGCTGGCAGCGGTGGTGCTGGGTCCAACGCAAATGGAGCTTCCGACGGCATCAATTTCGCGCGACTGGCCCGCGATTGCGGAGCGGACAGCATGGACGATGTGCATGCGGCGACGGCGATGCTCTACCTCAAACACGGACCAAAGGCCTTTAGTGAGCCCTTCCAGAATGG CAGTGGCCCGGTGATAACGAGTTCGCCGAGCGAGGATCACACCTACTCGGCGGGTGGCAACAGCAATGCGGACAGCGGCTCCTCCACGCCACTGACCAATGGCAATGCCCTGGCCAGCGTGGCGCAAGCAGTGGCCCAGGCTCAGAATAACCAGGGAGGCGCTGGATCCGATAGCAACTGCGCCAGCTCGGATGCTGCCTACGATAGCAGTGAGGAGAA TCACAACATCACGCCCGAGGAGATGGCCGATCGGCAGCGACATCGCGACGGCGTGGACGCCCTGCTCTCGCTATCCGGCTCCTCGATTGTGGAGTGCGGCTCGGTGGCCACCACACATTATCACAGCAAcgggagcagcggcagcagccaTGGATCCCCGCACAAGCGAGCCTCGAGTCACAGTTTGGAGGAGGAgcacctgcagcagcacagggaacagcagctgcagcagcagcagccacagcaacatCACCACCAGCAATTTGGCAGCACTCAAGCGGTCTACAccaatggcagtggcagcaagATGGCTTTATTGAGCAGTGCTGCCGCCAATGTGGCACTTgctcaacagcagcagattcACCAGGACTTGTACTCCTCGACGGCTGGACACAATGCCAGTATGTATCTGGGCGGACTGAACAATCACTGTTTGCCCGGTGGCGGCGGTGTGGGctcggtgggcgtggcggcggGCATGTTGCCACAGCATTTGAGTGCTGCAACGGCGGCAAGTAAAAATAAGGTGAAACCATTGCGAGGATTACGCACCAAGTTTAAGCGAAAGTCCGCCTGGATGCGGTGA